The Shewanella japonica genome has a window encoding:
- a CDS encoding sugar MFS transporter, which produces MASTISSSNTTVSHSGDGKYRFALVSLTSLFFMWGFITCLNDILIPHLKAVFSLSYTEAMLIQFCFFGAYFLVSLPAGKLVKKLGYQRGIVTGLVIASFGCALFYPAADLAVYGLFLGALFVLASGITILQVAANPYVNALGSEETASSRLNLTQAFNALGTTVAPYFGAILILSVATGAVGEMSHAQAEAEVVKMPYLFLSATLAILAIIFAKLSLPVIEEHVEQETTGEVSYKGKTSAVQSLHLVLGAVGIFVYVGAEVSIGSFLVNFLGEEHIVGLQEADAAKYITYYWGGAMVGRFIGSAVMQKIAAGKVLAFNGLVAAILVLVAMYTSGEVAMYAILAVGLFNSIMFPTIFSLALRDLGPHTSQGSGILCLAIVGGAIIPLLQGVMADSMGIQPAFILPVVCYAFIVFYGAKGSQMS; this is translated from the coding sequence ATGGCCTCTACTATCTCTAGTTCTAATACGACCGTTAGCCATTCAGGTGATGGAAAATACCGGTTTGCATTGGTTTCGCTGACCTCACTCTTTTTCATGTGGGGGTTTATAACGTGTCTTAACGACATTTTAATCCCGCACTTAAAGGCTGTATTTTCATTAAGCTATACCGAAGCTATGCTGATTCAATTCTGTTTTTTTGGTGCTTACTTTTTAGTGTCTTTACCTGCGGGTAAGTTAGTCAAAAAACTTGGCTACCAGCGCGGTATTGTTACAGGATTAGTTATTGCAAGCTTCGGTTGTGCGTTGTTTTACCCTGCAGCTGATTTAGCCGTTTATGGTTTGTTTTTAGGGGCACTTTTTGTATTAGCATCAGGGATTACTATTCTACAAGTTGCTGCTAATCCTTATGTAAATGCACTTGGGAGCGAAGAAACAGCTTCTAGCCGTCTTAATTTAACCCAAGCTTTCAATGCGCTAGGCACGACAGTTGCGCCATACTTTGGCGCTATCTTGATTTTATCGGTCGCTACAGGGGCGGTTGGGGAAATGAGTCATGCTCAAGCCGAAGCTGAAGTCGTTAAAATGCCGTATCTGTTTCTTTCGGCCACTCTAGCCATTTTAGCAATTATTTTTGCCAAACTGTCTTTACCCGTTATTGAAGAGCACGTAGAACAAGAAACCACAGGTGAAGTGAGCTATAAAGGCAAAACCAGTGCGGTACAAAGCTTACATCTAGTATTAGGTGCAGTGGGTATTTTTGTTTATGTTGGTGCTGAAGTCTCTATTGGTAGCTTTTTAGTTAACTTTTTAGGTGAAGAGCACATTGTTGGCTTACAAGAAGCTGATGCTGCTAAATACATTACCTATTATTGGGGCGGAGCTATGGTAGGGCGCTTTATCGGTTCAGCTGTAATGCAAAAAATTGCTGCAGGTAAAGTATTAGCCTTTAATGGTTTGGTTGCCGCAATATTGGTGTTAGTGGCAATGTATACCAGCGGTGAAGTTGCCATGTATGCCATTTTAGCCGTGGGGTTATTTAACTCAATTATGTTCCCGACCATTTTCAGTTTAGCACTAAGAGATTTAGGGCCGCACACGTCACAAGGCAGTGGTATATTGTGTTTAGCTATTGTTGGTGGTGCAATCATTCCTTTATTGCAAGGTGTCATGGCTGATTCAATGGGCATTCAACCAGCATTTATATTGCCTGTAGTTTGTTATGCTTTTATCGTATTTTACGGTGCTAAAGGCTCTCAGATGTCATAA
- a CDS encoding tryptophan halogenase family protein, translating to MNKNKIKDIVIVGGGTSGWMTAAMLIKLFKAQLNITLIESESIGTIGVGEATIPPLQIFNSVLGINEADFIKQTQASFKLGIQFENWGKDKDSYMHAFGHIGKDIGYTQFHHYWLKSSPQNAHSFWGYSLNYQAAAENKFAPIDTIKGSPLAGITHAYHFDASLYAQMLRQYSENLSVKRLEGFISSVQLKQEGDIRSVTLKDGQVINGDLFIDCSGFAALLIGQQLNVGYENWQHWLPCDSAYAVPCERSEPLVPYTRSIAHKAGWQWRIPLQHRTGNGLVYSSQHITDDEAKSLLLSNLDGKPLAEPKKISFTTGRREKQWHKNCVAIGLSSGFLEPLESTSLHLVQSAIIRLTKFFPHQGIQQSSVDEYNRQSKLEFEQIRDFIILHYHVNQRSSSSNKTDLWQQCRDMPIPASLQQKIDCFRTTGAVTRYQDELFTEAAWIQVLLGQGVTPKDYNPLANNINQSDLTEFLSNVKQIISGAVTNMPTHNDYIQRL from the coding sequence ATGAATAAAAATAAAATAAAAGACATTGTAATTGTTGGAGGCGGTACTTCTGGTTGGATGACCGCAGCCATGTTAATCAAACTATTTAAGGCTCAACTTAACATCACATTGATTGAGTCAGAGTCCATTGGCACCATTGGTGTCGGTGAAGCGACCATCCCTCCTCTTCAAATATTCAATAGTGTCCTTGGAATCAACGAGGCTGACTTTATCAAACAAACCCAAGCGAGTTTTAAACTAGGAATCCAATTTGAGAATTGGGGTAAGGATAAAGACAGCTACATGCATGCTTTTGGCCATATTGGCAAGGATATTGGCTACACTCAATTTCATCATTATTGGTTAAAATCCTCGCCTCAAAATGCTCATTCATTTTGGGGTTACTCACTCAACTATCAAGCTGCTGCAGAGAATAAATTTGCTCCTATAGACACAATTAAGGGCTCTCCTCTTGCTGGAATAACGCATGCGTATCATTTTGATGCATCTCTTTATGCCCAAATGCTAAGGCAATATAGTGAAAACTTATCAGTAAAACGTCTTGAAGGATTCATTAGCTCAGTACAGCTCAAGCAAGAAGGCGACATTCGATCGGTTACTCTTAAAGATGGCCAGGTCATTAACGGCGATTTGTTCATTGATTGTTCCGGGTTTGCAGCACTATTAATAGGCCAGCAATTAAATGTCGGTTACGAGAATTGGCAACATTGGTTGCCGTGTGATAGTGCTTACGCAGTGCCATGTGAGCGCAGTGAGCCATTAGTCCCCTACACTCGCTCAATAGCTCATAAAGCAGGATGGCAATGGCGTATACCATTACAACATCGTACCGGAAATGGGCTCGTTTATAGCAGTCAGCATATAACAGATGATGAAGCTAAATCGTTATTGCTCAGCAATTTAGATGGAAAACCACTTGCTGAACCCAAAAAGATAAGCTTTACAACTGGAAGACGTGAAAAGCAGTGGCATAAAAACTGTGTTGCTATTGGTCTTTCCAGTGGGTTTCTTGAGCCCCTTGAATCAACCAGTTTACATTTAGTTCAGTCGGCAATAATTCGATTAACAAAGTTCTTCCCACATCAAGGTATTCAACAATCCAGCGTTGACGAATATAACCGTCAATCAAAGTTGGAGTTTGAACAGATTCGTGACTTTATCATTTTACATTATCACGTGAATCAACGAAGCAGTTCATCCAATAAAACTGACTTATGGCAACAATGTCGAGATATGCCAATACCTGCATCATTACAGCAAAAAATTGACTGTTTCAGAACAACGGGAGCAGTCACTCGATATCAAGATGAACTGTTTACAGAAGCGGCTTGGATCCAGGTCTTACTTGGCCAAGGGGTGACACCAAAAGATTATAACCCACTCGCTAACAATATTAACCAAAGTGATCTCACTGAGTTTTTAAGTAATGTAAAACAGATCATTTCTGGTGCAGTTACTAATATGCCAACACATAATGACTATATTCAGCGGCTTTAA
- a CDS encoding TonB-dependent receptor, producing MSLFKPSLLTLAMVAASTSMYGYAAEAEEGTTADESIEVLKVTGIRRSLQESQSLKMSSSSIVEAISAEDIGKLPDVSIAESLARLPGVSAQRLDGRANVISIRGMGPDFTTATLNGREQASVNDNRGVEFDQYPSELLNRVVVYKTPDASVMAQAIGGTVDMQTISPLAHGEQTFAIGLRGEMNDLGALNSGSDDTGYRGSISYIDQFADDTIGIALGYARMVSPNQEERWQAWGYPENDAGDSVLGGAKPFVRSSELERDGVLAVFEYAPNDFYHTTVDLYYSKFTDDQRLRGIEIPAAWGANGGVEATNTEDGLVTEGIIRGAEVVVRNDVNKRDAESLSVGWNNKFFLNDNWSVEADVALSKAERTDIGMESYSGTGRGTGVGAVDDLGFAYNGSGGYNFTHNLDYSDPNVIKLGDPLGWGSPLGANTQDGFINKPEIEDELKSFRLSAEYVFDDGAFRSIEFGVNRTDRDKTKLDKGYYLTLKGYDGTDPNYVMTVPDQYLLSPTSLDFFGMGDVLSYDSLAFYNDGNYTETDVANVDLSRATNSWGVYEEISTAYIMANIESELFDLPLTGNFGIQAVHTDQTSDGTVATVENGEVVVTPRTAGDDYLEWLPSVNLGLEVAEGQMLRFAAARTLTRARMDKMNANVNFSYNENPNDGVNWSGGAGNPELRPWLARQYDLSYENYFSDQGYFAIAVFYKDLENYVYDQQSAFDFSTILPQNPGDNPIGIVTQPQNGDGGYVQGIEASFSLDFGFFADALTGFGTVMSGSYNDSEVKETPDSDPTTLPGLSEKTFNATVYYENSGFEARVSSRYRSDFLGEVTAISLTRQNVNIKAETVVDAQVGYDFSESGIDALYGLSVLFQVNNLTNEPFTSYTGEDARHVRDYQNYGRNYMLGANYKF from the coding sequence ATGTCGCTATTTAAACCAAGCTTACTAACGTTAGCAATGGTTGCTGCCAGTACAAGTATGTACGGTTACGCAGCTGAAGCAGAAGAAGGCACAACTGCAGATGAATCAATTGAGGTGTTAAAAGTCACCGGTATTCGTCGAAGCTTACAAGAATCTCAATCATTAAAAATGTCTTCTTCATCAATTGTTGAAGCGATTTCAGCTGAAGATATCGGTAAATTACCTGATGTCAGTATTGCAGAATCACTTGCACGTCTGCCTGGTGTATCAGCACAGCGTCTTGATGGCCGTGCTAACGTTATCTCTATTCGTGGTATGGGCCCTGACTTCACAACTGCAACATTAAATGGCCGTGAACAGGCTTCTGTTAACGACAACCGTGGTGTTGAATTCGACCAATACCCTTCTGAATTATTAAATCGTGTTGTGGTTTATAAAACGCCAGATGCATCAGTAATGGCTCAGGCTATCGGTGGTACAGTCGATATGCAAACCATTAGTCCGCTAGCACACGGCGAGCAAACATTCGCAATTGGTTTACGTGGCGAAATGAACGATCTTGGCGCATTAAATAGCGGCTCAGATGACACTGGTTACCGTGGCAGCATTTCATACATTGACCAATTTGCAGATGATACTATCGGTATAGCATTAGGTTACGCTCGTATGGTGTCACCTAACCAAGAAGAACGCTGGCAGGCTTGGGGTTACCCTGAAAATGATGCTGGTGATAGTGTGTTAGGTGGTGCTAAGCCATTTGTTCGTTCATCAGAGCTTGAGCGTGATGGTGTTCTAGCGGTATTCGAATATGCTCCAAATGATTTTTACCACACAACGGTTGATCTTTATTACTCAAAATTTACTGATGATCAGCGATTACGTGGTATTGAGATCCCAGCAGCATGGGGCGCTAATGGCGGTGTTGAAGCCACTAATACTGAAGATGGTTTGGTAACTGAAGGCATCATTCGTGGCGCTGAAGTTGTTGTTCGTAATGACGTCAATAAGCGTGATGCTGAATCTTTATCTGTAGGGTGGAATAATAAATTCTTCCTAAATGATAACTGGTCTGTTGAAGCTGATGTTGCTTTGTCAAAAGCAGAACGTACTGATATCGGTATGGAAAGCTACAGTGGTACAGGTCGTGGTACTGGTGTTGGTGCTGTTGATGATTTAGGCTTCGCCTACAATGGCAGTGGTGGTTATAACTTCACTCACAATTTAGATTACTCAGATCCAAACGTTATCAAACTAGGTGATCCACTTGGTTGGGGTAGCCCGTTAGGCGCAAACACTCAAGACGGCTTTATTAACAAACCAGAGATTGAAGATGAATTAAAATCTTTCCGTTTGAGTGCTGAATATGTATTTGATGATGGTGCATTCCGTAGTATTGAATTTGGTGTAAACCGTACAGACCGTGACAAAACCAAGTTAGACAAAGGTTACTACTTAACCTTAAAAGGTTATGACGGTACAGACCCAAACTATGTAATGACAGTACCTGATCAGTATTTACTGAGCCCTACTTCTCTTGATTTCTTCGGTATGGGCGACGTATTAAGCTATGATTCTCTAGCTTTTTATAACGACGGTAATTACACAGAAACTGATGTAGCAAATGTTGACTTATCTCGTGCCACAAACTCTTGGGGCGTTTACGAAGAGATTTCTACTGCTTACATTATGGCTAATATTGAAAGCGAGTTATTTGACCTACCACTAACAGGTAACTTTGGTATCCAAGCTGTACATACAGATCAAACTTCAGACGGTACTGTTGCAACAGTTGAAAACGGTGAAGTAGTTGTTACTCCACGTACGGCTGGTGACGATTATTTAGAATGGTTACCAAGCGTCAACTTAGGTTTAGAAGTTGCTGAAGGACAAATGCTTCGTTTTGCAGCTGCACGTACATTAACTCGTGCACGTATGGACAAAATGAATGCAAACGTTAACTTTAGCTACAATGAAAACCCTAATGACGGAGTAAACTGGTCTGGTGGTGCAGGTAATCCTGAGCTTCGTCCATGGTTAGCTCGTCAATACGATTTGAGTTATGAAAACTACTTCAGTGATCAAGGTTACTTTGCCATAGCAGTATTCTATAAAGATTTAGAAAACTATGTCTATGACCAACAGTCAGCATTTGATTTCAGTACTATCTTGCCGCAAAACCCAGGCGATAACCCTATTGGCATCGTAACTCAGCCACAAAATGGTGACGGTGGTTATGTACAAGGTATCGAGGCTTCTTTCTCACTAGATTTTGGCTTCTTTGCTGATGCATTAACAGGTTTTGGTACTGTTATGAGTGGTTCTTATAACGACAGTGAAGTAAAAGAAACACCAGACAGCGATCCTACTACTTTACCAGGTCTTTCTGAGAAAACATTTAATGCGACTGTGTACTACGAAAACTCTGGATTTGAAGCACGTGTTAGCTCACGCTACCGTAGTGACTTCTTAGGTGAAGTCACCGCAATTAGTTTAACGCGTCAAAACGTGAACATCAAAGCTGAAACTGTGGTTGACGCTCAAGTGGGTTATGACTTCTCTGAAAGCGGTATTGATGCCCTTTATGGTTTATCTGTACTTTTCCAAGTGAATAACTTAACCAATGAGCCATTCACATCTTATACAGGTGAAGATGCACGTCATGTTCGTGATTATCAAAATTACGGTCGTAACTACATGTTAGGCGCTAACTATAAGTTCTAA
- a CDS encoding alpha-glucosidase family protein: MSQLSWWRGGVIYQVYPRSLMDSNGDGVGDLQGIIAKLDYIASLNVDAIWISPFFKSPMKDFGYDISDYLDVDPMFGTMNDFDELIAKAHKLNIKVVIDQVLSHTSDEHAWFKQSKLSRDNDKSDWYVWADPQEDGTAPNNWLAIFGGCAWEWEPRRQQYYLHNFLKSQPDLNFHNPEVRKAVLDNVEFWLKKGVDGFRLDAITFCYHDEQLRDNPAKPKDQRQGRGFSEDNPYAYQYHYYNNTRPQTVGFIEDLRALINKYPGAVTLGEVSSEDSLATMAEYTQGDDRLHMAYSFELLTNDFSAAYIRQTVEELEASIGNGWPCWAIGNHDVQRVATRWGKGEANPDLVKMLNGLLFSLRGSVCSYQGEELGLTEAPIEYEQLQDPFGITFWPMFKGRDGCRTPMPWDNAHLQAGFSQSKQTWLPIPDAHKQLAVDVQEQNSNSTLHAYRHFLAWRKDFPALIAGDIKFIDSSEPILAFTRHFETQTLLVVFNLANKAHEFDVSNFTIKQVITDHGLASAVVDKNNSVSLDAFNCFFAVID, translated from the coding sequence ATGAGTCAGTTATCATGGTGGCGCGGTGGAGTGATATACCAGGTGTATCCACGAAGCTTAATGGATTCCAATGGCGACGGAGTAGGCGATTTACAGGGAATTATTGCGAAACTTGATTACATTGCTAGCTTAAATGTTGATGCGATATGGATATCTCCTTTTTTTAAGTCTCCAATGAAAGACTTTGGTTACGACATTAGTGATTATCTAGATGTTGATCCTATGTTTGGCACCATGAATGACTTTGATGAGTTAATCGCCAAAGCGCACAAGTTAAATATTAAAGTGGTTATTGATCAAGTATTGAGTCATACCTCAGATGAACATGCGTGGTTTAAGCAAAGTAAATTAAGCCGTGATAATGATAAATCGGATTGGTATGTTTGGGCAGATCCACAAGAGGATGGAACGGCACCTAATAACTGGCTAGCTATTTTTGGTGGTTGTGCTTGGGAGTGGGAACCACGTCGTCAGCAGTATTATTTGCATAACTTTCTTAAAAGTCAGCCAGATCTTAACTTTCATAACCCAGAAGTGAGAAAAGCGGTTCTAGATAATGTGGAGTTTTGGCTTAAAAAAGGTGTCGATGGTTTCCGTTTAGATGCCATTACCTTCTGTTACCATGATGAACAACTTCGAGATAACCCGGCAAAACCTAAAGATCAACGCCAAGGCCGAGGCTTCAGCGAAGATAACCCTTACGCGTATCAGTACCATTATTATAATAACACTCGCCCACAAACGGTTGGTTTTATCGAAGACTTACGTGCATTGATCAACAAGTACCCTGGTGCAGTGACCTTAGGTGAAGTCTCATCTGAAGATTCGCTAGCGACGATGGCAGAATATACTCAAGGTGACGATCGTTTACACATGGCATATAGCTTTGAATTACTCACCAATGATTTTAGTGCTGCTTATATACGTCAAACTGTTGAAGAATTAGAAGCCAGTATTGGAAATGGGTGGCCTTGTTGGGCTATTGGTAATCATGACGTTCAACGTGTTGCGACACGATGGGGCAAAGGTGAAGCGAACCCTGACTTAGTCAAAATGCTAAATGGCTTGTTGTTTTCGCTTCGCGGCAGTGTGTGCAGCTATCAAGGTGAAGAACTGGGCTTAACTGAAGCGCCTATTGAATATGAGCAATTACAAGACCCGTTCGGTATTACATTCTGGCCAATGTTTAAAGGTCGAGATGGTTGTCGCACGCCTATGCCTTGGGATAATGCCCATTTGCAAGCTGGGTTCAGTCAAAGTAAGCAAACGTGGTTACCCATACCTGATGCCCACAAACAGTTAGCTGTCGATGTTCAGGAGCAAAATAGCAATTCAACTTTACACGCATATCGTCATTTCTTAGCCTGGCGCAAAGATTTCCCCGCATTAATTGCAGGTGATATTAAGTTTATTGATAGCAGTGAACCTATTCTTGCTTTCACACGTCATTTCGAAACACAAACCTTGTTAGTGGTATTTAACCTGGCAAATAAAGCTCACGAGTTTGATGTTTCGAACTTTACAATTAAACAAGTCATTACTGACCATGGTTTGGCGAGTGCAGTTGTAGATAAAAACAATAGTGTTTCTCTCGATGCATTTAACTGTTTCTTCGCTGTGATTGATTAA